The Hymenobacter sp. DG01 genome has a segment encoding these proteins:
- a CDS encoding penicillin-binding protein 2, which translates to MRIGFNRWGKSLFVLLLGLAACSSPEHPTSTPTQEDPTTGEVYTRRRVVVADSLIRGRILDRNDSVLVDTRPQFLLKLPLRPPLDTLALGQLLGWDSTTVRRRIAEALPYPGARPGYPVQLRLTKAEAERIRRDSSATVPRLTLLERPRRTYTTPAGAPILGYLGAEAQAFYRQAQRYRRGRFYRLRNGGVESYYNGLLTGRHGYLHPLVDKQGRQHGTWAPDTTFRQGQDLHLTLDVKLQAYAEKLIGSRKGYLVALDPRTGEILAYVSGPVYPAATLTAPDQAGVRAELLEDENMPLLNRPAMLANPPGSVFKLVNAAVALQMQAITPASAFPCDQRLVSCVHRHRPASSLTAGLKYSCNPYFYQVMRSLIDCVPDSLAQDTVAARHANLAQWRRYVRSFGLDSVLGVDLPREAPGFLPTPAYYDKARRTRNWTYRSIYSLSIGQGEINLTGLQMANMAAIIANRGWYYRPHLVRSVGSTGPLPRFREKRHTLIDSAHFAALVPGMVAVMQRGGTADASSLADVGITVAGKTGTVENDEGDDHAAFVGFAPADNPKIAVAVYLENGGFGATAAAPCAVMVMEKYLRGYIAPKRKRWEARIQHRARNGY; encoded by the coding sequence ATGCGTATTGGTTTCAACAGGTGGGGCAAGAGTCTATTCGTTCTGCTGCTAGGCCTGGCCGCCTGCTCGTCACCCGAACACCCCACCAGCACCCCCACCCAGGAGGACCCCACAACCGGCGAGGTGTACACCCGCCGCCGCGTAGTAGTAGCTGATTCGCTGATCCGGGGCCGCATTCTTGACCGCAACGATTCCGTGCTGGTGGATACCCGCCCGCAGTTTCTGCTGAAGCTCCCGCTACGCCCCCCGCTCGATACCCTGGCCCTGGGCCAGCTGCTGGGCTGGGACTCCACTACCGTGCGCCGGCGCATTGCTGAGGCCCTGCCCTACCCCGGCGCCCGGCCCGGCTACCCCGTGCAGCTCCGCCTGACCAAAGCCGAAGCCGAGCGCATCCGCCGGGACAGCAGCGCCACCGTCCCGCGCCTGACATTGCTGGAGCGCCCCCGCCGCACCTATACCACGCCGGCCGGAGCACCCATACTGGGCTACCTTGGCGCCGAGGCGCAGGCCTTCTACCGCCAGGCCCAGCGCTACCGCCGGGGCCGCTTCTACCGCCTGCGCAACGGGGGTGTGGAGAGCTACTACAACGGGTTGCTCACCGGCCGCCACGGCTACCTGCACCCCCTGGTTGACAAGCAGGGCCGTCAGCACGGTACCTGGGCCCCGGACACGACCTTCCGGCAAGGCCAGGACCTGCACCTGACCCTGGATGTGAAGCTGCAGGCCTACGCCGAAAAGCTGATTGGGAGCCGCAAAGGCTACCTCGTGGCCCTCGACCCACGCACGGGCGAGATACTGGCCTATGTATCGGGGCCGGTGTACCCGGCGGCTACCCTCACGGCCCCCGATCAGGCCGGGGTGCGGGCTGAGCTGCTGGAAGATGAAAACATGCCCCTGCTCAACCGGCCCGCCATGCTGGCCAACCCGCCGGGCTCGGTATTTAAGCTGGTAAACGCCGCCGTAGCTCTGCAGATGCAGGCCATAACTCCGGCTTCGGCCTTCCCCTGCGACCAGCGCCTGGTAAGCTGCGTGCACCGGCACCGGCCGGCCAGTAGCCTCACGGCGGGGCTCAAGTACAGCTGCAACCCCTACTTCTACCAGGTGATGCGGAGCCTTATCGACTGCGTGCCTGATTCCCTGGCGCAGGATACGGTAGCGGCCCGCCACGCCAACCTGGCCCAGTGGCGGCGCTACGTGCGCTCCTTCGGGCTCGACTCCGTGCTGGGCGTGGACCTGCCTCGGGAGGCGCCCGGCTTTCTGCCTACCCCTGCTTACTACGACAAGGCCCGCCGCACCCGCAACTGGACGTACCGCTCCATCTACTCCCTCAGCATCGGGCAGGGCGAAATCAACCTGACGGGCTTGCAGATGGCCAATATGGCCGCTATTATTGCCAACCGGGGCTGGTACTACCGGCCTCATCTGGTGCGTAGCGTGGGCAGCACCGGCCCGCTACCGCGCTTCCGGGAAAAGCGCCACACCCTCATCGACAGCGCCCATTTCGCGGCCCTGGTGCCGGGCATGGTGGCCGTAATGCAGCGCGGGGGCACCGCCGATGCCTCCAGTCTCGCCGATGTGGGCATTACGGTGGCCGGCAAAACCGGCACCGTGGAAAACGACGAAGGCGACGACCACGCGGCTTTCGTGGGCTTTGCCCCGGCCGATAACCCCAAAATAGCCGTGGCCGTGTACCTGGAAAACGGGGGGTTTGGGGCTACGGCCGCCGCGCCCTGCGCCGTGATGGTGATGGAGAAGTACCTGCGCGGCTACATCGCGCCTAAGCGCAAGCGCTGGGAGGCCCGCATTCAGCACCGGGCCCGCAACGGGTATTAA
- a CDS encoding aldo/keto reductase, protein MSSTITIAPGSAQPLTVSRLGYGTMRLTGPEIWGEPANRPEALQILRTAVESGVNFIDTADYYGEDVTNRLIREALYPYAPGLVICTKVGATRRPDKSWVPFNTPENLRQSIENNLRTLGQEQIQLVHLRLMGHGPVPLDEQLGAMFELQREGKIQHVGLSNVTRAELEAGLRLGPIATVENMYSYAQRTTVQLPHGHNPGGEEVLDLCEQHQIPLIPFFSLLHALPKSLDKITEVARQHEATPAQINISWLLHRSPWLLPIPGTSSLAHLHENLAAAAIQLSAEDMAYLG, encoded by the coding sequence ATGTCCTCGACCATCACCATTGCCCCCGGCTCTGCCCAGCCCCTTACCGTGTCGCGCCTCGGCTACGGCACCATGCGCCTGACGGGCCCCGAAATATGGGGCGAGCCCGCTAACCGCCCCGAAGCCCTGCAGATTCTGCGCACGGCCGTGGAGTCGGGCGTGAATTTCATTGATACGGCCGACTACTACGGCGAGGACGTAACCAACCGCCTGATCCGCGAGGCCCTGTACCCCTACGCCCCCGGCCTGGTGATTTGCACCAAGGTAGGCGCCACCCGCCGGCCGGACAAAAGCTGGGTGCCCTTCAATACCCCCGAAAACCTCCGTCAGAGTATTGAGAACAACCTGCGAACCCTGGGGCAGGAGCAGATTCAGCTGGTGCACCTGCGCCTAATGGGCCACGGCCCCGTGCCTCTTGACGAGCAATTGGGCGCCATGTTCGAGCTGCAGCGCGAGGGCAAGATTCAGCACGTAGGCCTGAGCAACGTAACCCGCGCGGAGCTGGAAGCCGGCCTGCGGCTGGGCCCCATTGCCACCGTAGAAAACATGTACAGCTACGCCCAGCGCACCACCGTGCAGCTGCCCCACGGCCATAACCCCGGCGGCGAGGAGGTACTGGACCTCTGCGAGCAGCACCAGATTCCGCTGATTCCGTTTTTCTCCCTGCTGCATGCGCTGCCCAAGTCCCTAGATAAGATTACCGAGGTAGCCCGCCAGCACGAGGCCACTCCGGCTCAAATCAATATCTCCTGGCTGCTGCACCGCTCCCCGTGGCTGCTGCCCATCCCGGGCACATCGTCGCTGGCCCACCTGCACGAAAATCTGGCGGCCGCTGCCATTCAGCTGAGCGCGGAAGACATGGCCTACCTAGGCTAG